The genomic region GAAACGAGCGGCGAGCGCCCGTTTACCGACCATGTTCGGCGACTTCGAGGCAATAGCCTTCGAGAATCAGCTCGACGGTGCAACTCATATTGCACTGGTGAAAGGTCGGATAGATGATGGCCAACCCACACTCGTGCGGGTACATTCAGGCTGCCTAACGGCCGAAGTTTTGGGATCCCTACGCTGTGATTGCCGGGATCAGCTCCACAAGGCGATGGAGATGATTCAGAAGGAGGGGCGGGGCGTAGTGCTCTATCTGAATAAGCAGGAGGGGCGCGGCATTGGCCTGCTCAATAAGATCAAAGCCTACGGGCTGCAGGATCAAGGCAGCGATACCGTCGAGGCGAATCTAAAGTTAGGTTTCAAGCCCGACCTGCGGACTTATGGTGTCGGCGCGCAGATTCTTGTGGATCTGGGACTTCATGCGATCAGGGTCATGACGAACAATCCACGAAAAATTGTTGGGATCGACGGCTACGGGTTGAACGTGGTCGAGCGCGTGCCCATCGAGATCCAGCCCCGCGAAGCCAATGTCAGGTATCTGCGGACCAAGAAGAAAAAGTTGGGGCACATCCTGAAAAAAGTTTGAGCAGGGACGACCGGGATGGTGCCCGTGCTCGAGGAACGCGCACCAAAAATCGGCGCTCGCCCAGGTCAACGTGCATGTGGTGCACTCCTGCCTCTTGTCTTGTGATCGGGATGTCTCGGGAAGGGATCAATACAGAAGGATGAAGCTCAGGAAGGGCTCCCATAACGCGACGGGGTTGAAGTTTGGGATCGTCGTCGCGAAGTTCAACAAGTTCGTGACGAGCAAACTCTTGTCCTCCTGTCTGGACGGTTTGATGAAACATGGTGTCGTCGAGCAGGACGTCGAAGTGGTGCGCGTGCCGGGGGCATTCGAAATTCCGTTGATCGCGCGGACGCTCGCGGCGACGAAGCGATTCGACGCGGTGATCTGTCTCGGCGCGGTGATTCGCGGGGATACGCCGCATTTCGACTACATTAGCGGAGAGGCGAGCCGGGGGATCGGTCAGGCGGCGCTGGATGCCGATGTCCCCATCATCTTCGGGGTACTGACCACCGATACGGTGGCGCAGGCGATCGAACGGGCGGACCCGGCCAAGTTCAATCGGGGCGGAGAGGCCGCCAAGTCGGCGATCGAGATGGCGACGGTGATGCGGGCATTGCGGGTCGGAGACGCACCGTCCGCTGAAAAACTCAAACACGACGGCGTGCGGCGGCCGGCTCGAAGGCGTTCCGCTTGATCATGGGTTCCCGCCATCAATCTCGTGAACGGGCGCTCCAGATCCTGTTCCAATACGATATCCACGGCAAGCCCGGCGTCTGGCTCGACGAGTTCTGGAACCAGTGCGAGGCGACGGAAGACGTCAGGGCCTTCGCGGAAGAATTAGTCCGCGGGGTGTTGGAGCATCGGGCCGAATTGGACGCGCTGCTCGGCCGCTATGCGACCAATTGGAAGGTCAGCCGGATGCAGGTCGTCGATCGCAATATTCTGCGTCTGGGGATCTATGAACTCCTGTGGCGCGAGGATGTGCCGGCGAAGGTCACGATGAACGAAGCGATCGAGTTGGCCAAGGACTTCGGCGATGACGAAGCGGCCAAGTTCGTCAACGGTGTGTTGGACAAGGTCCTGGCCGCTGAAGCGCGGTTGGAAGCCAAGCGCAAAGCGGCGTCCGGGCGGCCGTGAAGGACATATGACAAGGAAGAGGGCATCGTGATCGATCGGTATACCCGTCCGGGGATGAAGGCCATTTGGGATCTCAAACACAAGTATGAGATCTGGCTCGAGGTGGAATTGCAGGCTTGTGCGGCGTTCGAACGGGCCGGCCAGGCACCGCGCGGTACCGCCGCCAGAATTCGTCGGAAGGCCAGGATCAACGTCAAGCGCATCGCGAAAATCGAGTTGGTGACCAAGCATGACGTCATCGCGTTTCTTGAATCGCTGGCGGATGACGTCGGGCCGGAGCATCGGTTCCTGCATATGGGACTGACGTCCTCCGATATCGTGGATACGTCGCTCGCCATGCAGCTGACCGAGGCACTCGATCTCATTCTCGACGGGGTGGAAGGATTTCAGAAGGTCTTGAAGGACCAGGCCTTGCGGCACAAGCGGACCGTGACGGTCGGCCGGTCGCACGGCATCCATGGGGAGCCCATTTCGTTCGGGTTCAAGCTCGCCATCTGGTACGAAGAGATCGGTCGGCATCTGGAACGGCTGCGCCAGGTGCGCGGCATCATTGCGGTGGGCAAGCTATCCGGGGCGATGGGGACGTTCGCCCATCAAGGGCCGGAGATCGAGGCCTACGTCTGTTCCAAGCTGGGGCTGTCCGTCGATCCGGTGTCGAATCAAGTGGTGCAGCGGGACCGGCATGCGGCCTTCGCCACGGCCCTCGCCTTGCTGGCCGCCACGATCGAAAAGATCGCCACGGAGATCCGTCATCTTCAGCGGACGGAAGTGCTGGAGGCCGAGGAATATTTTTCCCAGGGTCAAAAGGGTTCGTCCGCGATGCCGCACAAGCGCAACCCCATCGTATCGGAAAACCTGTGCGGTCTCGCCCGCCTCGTACGGGCCAACAGCCTGGCCGCGATGGAGAACGTCGCGCTGTGGCACGAGCGGGACATCAGTCATTCGTCCGTCGAACGCGTGATCATGCCGGACAGCACGATTCTGGTGGACTACATGCTGGCGAAGGTCACCGATCTGATCGCCCGCCTGGTCGTGTATCCGGAGCGAATGAAACGCAATCTGGAGTTGACCGGAGGGTTGGTATATTCGCAGCGCCTGCTGTTGGCACTGGTCGCCAAAGGGGCTCAGCGGAAGGAGTCGTACGAGGCGGTCCAGCGCAACGCCATGGCGTCATGGCAAGGCGCGGGCATGTTGCAGGACTTGGCGGCCAAAGACCCGTTCATCGCGCGACATTTGAAGAGGAGCGAAATTGCCGCCTGTTTCGACCCGCGGTATTATCTGCGGCACCTCGACCAAGTATTTCGTCGGGTGTTCAGAGGCCCGGGACGGAGAAGGGGCGCCCAAAGAAAGCGAGGAGGCCGATGAGTCGATCACGCTGTGCCGGGCTGTATGCCATTGTGCTGTGTGTCCTATTGGGAGGGTGGGTGTCGGCGTCCTACGCCGCCGCCGATCGGGACAAGCTGCTCAGTGAACCGGGCATCTACGGGACCTTTGCCGCGTTCGGCTTGACGGAAGAATGGGGCAGGCTGGACGCTCCGGCAAAGATCGCTCACCTGACTGCCTTGAAGGGCGTGGTCGAGCAGCATCGCGAAAAGGTCGCGATCGATTTGTATCTCCTCCGAGGGCTGTCCGACCATGCGGACGTTCTCTTCCGCATTCACGCGGCGGACTTGCGGGATTCGCAGAAGTTCCTGGTCGATCTCCATGCGAGTCCGATGGGACGCTATCTGAAAGGGGCGGGCGTTCTGAACGGGATGAGCAAAAAGGCGAATTACGTTCCGGGGTTTCCCGACCAGATGAAGGCGGATCTGAAGACTGCCAGTGAGCCGGGCCCCGTTCCCTATGCGATCGTGATTCCGATCAGAAAGAGCGCCGAATGGTGGGCGCTCGATCAGGAGAAGCGCGCGGTCATGATGAAGGAACACACCGAAGCGGCGCTGCCCTATCACAAAACTGTGAAGCGGAAGCTCTATCACTCCAGCGGGCTGGACGATTTGGACTTCATTACCTATTTCGAGACCTCGAACCTGGAGGATTTCCACAACCTCATTCTGTCGCTGGAAAAGGTGAAGGAGTTTCAATATACGCGGCGATTCGGCCACCCCACCTTGCTCGGCACGTCGAAGTCCCTCGACCAACTCATCGAAACATTGGCTCAGTGACGGGCCTGATTGCGAGGCGCCATGACCAGCGGCACCATGATCTACGAGGGCAAGGCAAAGAAGATTTTCACGACGTCAGATCCCGATCAGGTCGTCCAGTACTTCAAGGACGACGCGACGGCCTTCAACGCACAGAAGCGCGGGACTATCCTTGAAAAAGGGGTCGTCAACAACAAAGTGTCGGAGCGGCTGTTCCGGTTGTTGGAACAGAACGGCGTGCCGACGCATTTCGTCGCGCGCACGAGCGACCGCGAGATGCTGACCAAGAAGGTCGCGATCGTGCCGGTCGAGGTCGTCGTGCGGAACGTCGTCGCGGGCAGCCTGGCCAAGCGCCTGGGGTTGAAGGAAGGCGAACCGATCGAGCCCGCGATCGTCGAGTGGTATTACAAGAACGACGCGCTCGGGGATCCGTTGATTGCCGACGATCACGTGCGTCTGCTCAAGCTGGCGACGCCCGAACAGATGGCGGAGATCAGGAAGCTGGCGCTGAAAGTCAACGGCGTGCTGCAGCCGTTCTTCGGCGAACGGCGGATGATCCTGGTCGACTTCAAGCTGGAGTTCGGCCTGTACAATGCAACGCTCATCCTGGCCGATGAGATCTCTCCGGATACCTGCCGGTTCTGGGATCAGACGACGAAGGAGTCGATGGACAAGGATCGATTCAGGAAGGACTTGGGTAGGATCGAGGAGGCGTATCAGGAGGTATTGAAGCGAGTCTGCGGATAGGCGCCGCGGGTCCTGTCGGCGAACAGCCCCAGCGTGCTCGCACCCCCGCCCGGTGTGGGGACCCCCGCTGCGTGCGCTAGGGCGCCCGTTCGCCGCCACCCGCACGGGCCACCGAGTCAAGATAAATGTGGTTATCCGAGTTTCCGCTGATGTCGCGGCGCAACACTCAGCCTCTCCTAATTAACCTTCGTGAAGGGAGGGAGGAGGGCGAGGAAGAGACAGAATGCTGAAGGGGTTTCTAAATTATGGACTCGTGGCGGCGGTGTTGGTGTGGGCCGCCGTGGTCGGTCTCATGGCCTATCGGCTGGAGGATTCTCCGTGGCGGTGGGCCTTCATTGCCCTGGTCTTCGCGGGGATTTTGACGATCGTTGCCATATTCCGGATCAGGCGGTACATCGACGGGTTGAGCAAGGCAGAACAGGATCGGGGGAGCCAATCGTGAAAGCAAAAGTCCACGTGACATTGAAGCAGGGGATTCTTGATCCGCAGGGGAAAGCGATTGAGCATGCGCTCCAATCGTTGGGCTTTCAGAGCGCGTCGAACGTCCGTGTCGGGAAGTATATGGAACTGGACCTGAACGAAACGGACAGGGCCAAGGCGGAAGCTCTGCTGAAGCAGATGTGCGAAAAGCTGCTGGCCAATACGGTCATCGAAGAATATCGGTACGAGTTGTCGTGAAATATTTCGGAACAAGAGCGCGGGTCCTGTCACCGGCGGAGTCCGCCGTGCTCGTTCCCCCGCCCGGTGTGGGGGACCCCCTCTGCACGCGGCGGGCACCCTCTGTCAGTGCCACCCGCGCAAGGGCATTTACTCAACGGCATGGTAGGAGGGGGGAGACGTGAAGATCGGGATCGTGGTGTTTCCCGGCAGCAATTGCGATCACGATTGCCGCCATGTCTTTCAAGACGTGCTCGGTCAAACGGTGGCGATGGTCTGGCACAAAGATGCGTTGCCGGCCGGATTGGACGCGGTCGTGATTCCCGGAGGGTTCTCGTACGGCGACTATTTACGCACGGGGGCGATCGCACGGTTCTCGCCCGTCATGACGGGGATCAAGGAGTTTGCCGCAAAGGGCGGGATGGTGTTGGGGATTTGCAACGGGTTCCAAATCCTGCTCGAGGCCGGATTGCTGCCCGGCGCGATGCTGCGGAACCGCGAACTGCATTTCGTCTGCCGGGACGTCTTCGTGCGGGTCGAAAATGCGGCCACGCCGTTCACCAACGCCTGTGTCCCCGGACAAGTGCTCAGGATTCCAATCGCACATGCCGAGGGCAGCTATTATACGGACCCGGTAACGCTCGCGGGATTGCAGGCGAACGCCCAGATCGTCTTTCGGTACTGTGCCGCCGACGGCACGGTCGGCACGGAGGCGAATCCGAACGGATCCTTGGACGGGATCGCCGGCATTCGCAATGCCGAAGGCAACGTCTTGGGCATGATGCCCCATCCCGAACGCTGCGCAGAAGCATTGTTGGGAAATGAAGACGGACGTCTGATCTTTGCGTCCATGTTGGAGACGATGAGAGGAAAGCGGAGCGAGCTGAAAATGGCGGGAGTGTGACGCCGGGGATCGGCCGTCGAAGCGAAGCATGGCGGATCCCAAGATATCGGGGCGATGCGGCCTGGCATGACGAAGGGACGAGATAACGATGACCGCTGGTGACTCACGACTGCGCGATCTCATCGCCCAGCACAATCTCACGGACGACGAGTACAAGAAGATCGTCGAGATCCTGGGGCGCGATCCGAATCTCACGGAATTGGGCATGTTTTCCGTGATGTGGTCAGAACACTGTTCGTATAAGAGCTCGCGCGTGCATTTGAAGAAACTGCCGACGACCGGCCCGCGTGTGGTGCAGGGACCGGGTGAAAACGCCGGCGCCGTCGACATCGGGGACGGCCTCTGCGTCGTCTTCAAGATGGAGTCGCACAACCATCCGTCGTTCATCGAGCCGTATCAGGGCGCGGCGACCGGCGTGGGAGGGATCCTGCGCGACATCTTTACGATGGGCGCGCGGCCGATCGCGCTGCTCGATTCGTTACGGTTCGGCGAGCTGAGTTCGGCTAAAAACCGTCATCTGATGAGAGGTGTGGTGGCCGGGATCGCCGGATACGGGAACTGCATGGGCGTGCCCACCGTCGGCGGCGAAGTCCGGTTCGACGACATTTACTCGATGAATCCGCTGGTGAATGTGTTCTGCCTCGGCGTGGCGCACAAGGACAAGATTTTCAGGGGCACGGCGGCCGGCGTCGGTAACCCCGTCATTTATTTCGGCTCGAAGACCGGTCGTGACGGCATTCACGGCGCGACGATGGCGTCCGATTCGTTCGACGACCAGTCGGAGCAGAAGCGTCCTACCGTCCAGGTCGGAGATCCGTTCCAAGAGAAGCTATTGTTGGAGGCCTGCCTTGAGTTGATGGCGGAGGATCTTCTGGTGGGCATCCAAGACATGGGCGCAGCCGGTCTGACGAGTTCCTCGTGCGAAATGGCGTCGAGGGCCGGCAATGGGATCGACCTCGACCTGACGAATGTTCCCCGGCGAGAGCCCGGCATGACCCCCTATGAATTGATGCTTTCTGAGTCGCAGGAACGCATGTTGATGGTGGCGAAGGCCGGTAAGGAGGACGACTGCATCCGGATTTGCAGGAAATGGGACCTGGACGTCGCGGTCGTGGGACGGGTGACCGGCGATGGCATGCTCCGGGTGAAGGATCAAGGGCAGGTGGTGGCGGAGATTCCCGCCAAGGCACTGGCAGACGACGGACCTCGTTATGAACGGCCGCACCAACCGCCCGCCTATCAGGATATGCTGGCCAATCTGAACTACGATGCGGTGCCAGACGTCAAGGACGCGAATGCCGCGTTGCTGGCCTTGTTGGAGTCGCCCACGATCGCCAGCAAACGATGGGTCTACCAGCAATACGATCACATGGTCCGCACCAATTCCGTCGTTCGGCCGGGCTCCGATGCCGCAGTGGTTCGGATCAAGGGGACCGGCAAGGCTGTGGCGATGACCGTGGACTGCAACGGGCGCTATTGCCTGCTCCATCCTTATGAAGGCGCGAGATTGGCCGTCGCGGAAGCGGCCCGCAATCTCGTCTGTTCGGGAGCGGAGCCGATCGGGTTGACGGACTGTCTAAATTTCGGTAACCCGGAGCGGCCGGAGATCATGTGGCAGTTCGTGCTGGCCATCGAAGGTCTCAAGGACGCCTGCGAATTCCTGCAGGTCCCCATCGTCAGCGGCAACGTGAGTTTCTACAACGAGACGAACGGACTGTCCATCTATCCGACCCCCATGCTAGGCATGGTGGGGCTGATCGAGGATGCCGACCGCGCCATGACCCAGTGGTTCAAGCAGGACGGCGACGACATCATTCTGCTCGGTTCGTCGAGGGAAGATCTCGGCGGATCGGAATATCTCAAAGTCGTGCATTCCCGTGAACAGGGGTCTCCGCCTTTTCTGAATCTGGAAACCGAACGGCATGTGCAGGATTGTGTCTTGAGCCTGATCCGTGCGGGTCTGGTACAGTCGGCCCACGACTGCTCAGATGGAGGCCTAGCCGTCGCGCTGGCCGAATGTTGTATCTCCACCGAAGACCGAAGGCTCGGTGCTGTGGTAACATTACCAGTCGGACGATTGAGGCACGATGCGGTGCTGTTCGGAGAAAGCCAGTCGCGAGTCGTCTTGTCGTCCAAACCCGAAAATCGTGAGGCTGTTTTGGAACATGCGCGGCAGCGCGGCGTGCCGGCCGAGATCATCGGAGGAGTCGGGGGCGCGCGTTTCGTGGCCTACGTCAGGGACGCGCATTCGACGACGAGGGTGATCGATAGGCCGGTCTCGGAACTGTACGAGGCCTGGGCCCACTCGCTGGAACGGACATTGGTACAGGAATAACCAGGGATCATCCTACCCACGGCAGTGGCATCATGATCAAAGAACTTCCACTGATTTCTCCCGACAAATTTCACGACGAATGCGCCGTATTCGGCGTCTACGGCCATGAAGAGGCCGCCAATCTGACCTATCTCGGCCTCTATGCCCTCCAGCATCGCGGGCAAGAAGCCTCCGGCATCGTCTCCGGGGACGGCGACCAGTTTTTCGTGCAAAAAGGGATGGGGCTCGTCGCGGATATCTACAATAAGTCGGTGCTGGAATCGTTGCCGGGATACATGGCCATCGGGCACAACCGGTATTCGACCGCGGGCGGGCAGGATCTGAAGAACGTGCAGCCGCTGATCGTGAACTTCGCGTTCGGGAACCTGGCGCTGGCGCACAATGGGAATTTGATCAATGCCCAAGTGTTGCGGCACGAACTCGAAGCGTACGGCGCGATTTTTCAATCCACCTCCGACAGCGAAGTCATCATCCATCTGATCGCCCATTCGCGGGCCAGCACGTTCCTCGCTCGCGTGATCGATGCCTTGAGCCAGGTCCGCGGCGCCTTTTCCGTCGCGCTGATGACGGACAACGGCCTGATCGCCGCGCGGGACCCGCACGGGCTGCGGCCGCTGTGCATCGGACGGCTGAGAAGCAGCTGGATCGTGGCCTCGGAGACCTGCGCGTTCGACTTGCTCGACGCGGAATACGTCAGGGAAATCGAGCCGGGCGAACTGATCGTGATCAACGATCAAGGGTTGGAGAGCCATCATCCCTTTCCCCAGGCGGATCCGGCCATGTGCGTCTTCGAGTACGTGTATTTTGCCAGGCCGGACAGCAGGATTTACGGCGCCAATGCGGTCTACGGCATCAGAAAGGCGTTGGGACGGCAACTGGCTCAGGAATCCTGGGTGCCGGCCGACATCGTGATTCCGGTGCCGGACTCCGGTGTGCCGGCCGCCCTGGGATATGCCGAAGGCGGAGGCATCCGATTTGAGACGGGGCTGATCCGAAACCATTACGTCGGCCGGACGTTCATCGAGCCCGAACAGTCCATCCGCCATTTCGGCGTGAAGGTCAAATTGAATGCCGTCCCCGAGGTTCTGGCGGACAAGCGCGTCGTGGTCGTCGATGATTCGCTCGTACGGGGTACGACCAGCCGCAAGATCGTGAAAATGATCCGGCAGGCCGGTGCGAAGGAAGTCCACGTGCGGATCAGTTCCCCGCCGATCATCTCTCCGTGCTTTTACGGTATCGATACGCCGACGAAAAAGGAACTAATCGCCTCGAGTCACTCGATCGAGGAGATCAGAAAATACATTACGGCCGATAGCCTCGCCTACCTGAGCTTGGAGGGCATGTTGAAGTCCGCCCCCGGCTCGCCCACCCAGTATTGCAACGCTTGCTTCACCGAAAAGTATCCGATTTCCTTTACCAGGGCAGAAGAACTGCAGCTGGGACTGTTTGAACCATCTGCGTAGCCGCCGCGGGTTCCGTCCGGCAGTCGGCTCCGATGTACGACCCGCCACGTGTTCTTCATCTGACTATTTCTGACCGCCTAGGTATCGCAGACCGCGCGAACACTGGATTTCCCCTCCCGCCCTGTTACACTGAGCCGATCATGATCCAGATGCTATCGAAGTACGGGACGATTGCCCTGGTGGGACTGCTCGTGTGTGCCGTGCGATTCTTGTTGAGGTGGAAGAGTCTCCCCAACGTCTTGGGCATGCTCGATCGTGGGGCACTGGCAGCCGGCCGCGATCTCGCCACATTGGAACATCGAGTCTACTATCTGGATCGCTGGCTGGAACTCCTTCCCTATAACACCAAGGGCAACTGTTTTCCTCGGGCCGTGACGCTCTATTGGCTGGCCAGACGCGCCGGCTGTCCCGTGC from Nitrospira japonica harbors:
- a CDS encoding chlorite dismutase family protein — protein: MSRSRCAGLYAIVLCVLLGGWVSASYAAADRDKLLSEPGIYGTFAAFGLTEEWGRLDAPAKIAHLTALKGVVEQHREKVAIDLYLLRGLSDHADVLFRIHAADLRDSQKFLVDLHASPMGRYLKGAGVLNGMSKKANYVPGFPDQMKADLKTASEPGPVPYAIVIPIRKSAEWWALDQEKRAVMMKEHTEAALPYHKTVKRKLYHSSGLDDLDFITYFETSNLEDFHNLILSLEKVKEFQYTRRFGHPTLLGTSKSLDQLIETLAQ
- the purF gene encoding amidophosphoribosyltransferase — protein: MIKELPLISPDKFHDECAVFGVYGHEEAANLTYLGLYALQHRGQEASGIVSGDGDQFFVQKGMGLVADIYNKSVLESLPGYMAIGHNRYSTAGGQDLKNVQPLIVNFAFGNLALAHNGNLINAQVLRHELEAYGAIFQSTSDSEVIIHLIAHSRASTFLARVIDALSQVRGAFSVALMTDNGLIAARDPHGLRPLCIGRLRSSWIVASETCAFDLLDAEYVREIEPGELIVINDQGLESHHPFPQADPAMCVFEYVYFARPDSRIYGANAVYGIRKALGRQLAQESWVPADIVIPVPDSGVPAALGYAEGGGIRFETGLIRNHYVGRTFIEPEQSIRHFGVKVKLNAVPEVLADKRVVVVDDSLVRGTTSRKIVKMIRQAGAKEVHVRISSPPIISPCFYGIDTPTKKELIASSHSIEEIRKYITADSLAYLSLEGMLKSAPGSPTQYCNACFTEKYPISFTRAEELQLGLFEPSA
- the purC gene encoding phosphoribosylaminoimidazolesuccinocarboxamide synthase, whose amino-acid sequence is MTSGTMIYEGKAKKIFTTSDPDQVVQYFKDDATAFNAQKRGTILEKGVVNNKVSERLFRLLEQNGVPTHFVARTSDREMLTKKVAIVPVEVVVRNVVAGSLAKRLGLKEGEPIEPAIVEWYYKNDALGDPLIADDHVRLLKLATPEQMAEIRKLALKVNGVLQPFFGERRMILVDFKLEFGLYNATLILADEISPDTCRFWDQTTKESMDKDRFRKDLGRIEEAYQEVLKRVCG
- a CDS encoding lasso peptide biosynthesis B2 protein, whose protein sequence is MIQMLSKYGTIALVGLLVCAVRFLLRWKSLPNVLGMLDRGALAAGRDLATLEHRVYYLDRWLELLPYNTKGNCFPRAVTLYWLARRAGCPVRLHCGIKREGLKLDGHAWLTLDREPFHEPSDQWRQYAVTFSYPELTVSEEGTHSRPTPTDSARVA
- the purQ gene encoding phosphoribosylformylglycinamidine synthase subunit PurQ, which translates into the protein MKIGIVVFPGSNCDHDCRHVFQDVLGQTVAMVWHKDALPAGLDAVVIPGGFSYGDYLRTGAIARFSPVMTGIKEFAAKGGMVLGICNGFQILLEAGLLPGAMLRNRELHFVCRDVFVRVENAATPFTNACVPGQVLRIPIAHAEGSYYTDPVTLAGLQANAQIVFRYCAADGTVGTEANPNGSLDGIAGIRNAEGNVLGMMPHPERCAEALLGNEDGRLIFASMLETMRGKRSELKMAGV
- the purB gene encoding adenylosuccinate lyase, with the protein product MIDRYTRPGMKAIWDLKHKYEIWLEVELQACAAFERAGQAPRGTAARIRRKARINVKRIAKIELVTKHDVIAFLESLADDVGPEHRFLHMGLTSSDIVDTSLAMQLTEALDLILDGVEGFQKVLKDQALRHKRTVTVGRSHGIHGEPISFGFKLAIWYEEIGRHLERLRQVRGIIAVGKLSGAMGTFAHQGPEIEAYVCSKLGLSVDPVSNQVVQRDRHAAFATALALLAATIEKIATEIRHLQRTEVLEAEEYFSQGQKGSSAMPHKRNPIVSENLCGLARLVRANSLAAMENVALWHERDISHSSVERVIMPDSTILVDYMLAKVTDLIARLVVYPERMKRNLELTGGLVYSQRLLLALVAKGAQRKESYEAVQRNAMASWQGAGMLQDLAAKDPFIARHLKRSEIAACFDPRYYLRHLDQVFRRVFRGPGRRRGAQRKRGGR
- the nusB gene encoding transcription antitermination factor NusB; protein product: MGSRHQSRERALQILFQYDIHGKPGVWLDEFWNQCEATEDVRAFAEELVRGVLEHRAELDALLGRYATNWKVSRMQVVDRNILRLGIYELLWREDVPAKVTMNEAIELAKDFGDDEAAKFVNGVLDKVLAAEARLEAKRKAASGRP
- the purS gene encoding phosphoribosylformylglycinamidine synthase subunit PurS, which produces MKAKVHVTLKQGILDPQGKAIEHALQSLGFQSASNVRVGKYMELDLNETDRAKAEALLKQMCEKLLANTVIEEYRYELS
- the purL gene encoding phosphoribosylformylglycinamidine synthase subunit PurL, producing MTAGDSRLRDLIAQHNLTDDEYKKIVEILGRDPNLTELGMFSVMWSEHCSYKSSRVHLKKLPTTGPRVVQGPGENAGAVDIGDGLCVVFKMESHNHPSFIEPYQGAATGVGGILRDIFTMGARPIALLDSLRFGELSSAKNRHLMRGVVAGIAGYGNCMGVPTVGGEVRFDDIYSMNPLVNVFCLGVAHKDKIFRGTAAGVGNPVIYFGSKTGRDGIHGATMASDSFDDQSEQKRPTVQVGDPFQEKLLLEACLELMAEDLLVGIQDMGAAGLTSSSCEMASRAGNGIDLDLTNVPRREPGMTPYELMLSESQERMLMVAKAGKEDDCIRICRKWDLDVAVVGRVTGDGMLRVKDQGQVVAEIPAKALADDGPRYERPHQPPAYQDMLANLNYDAVPDVKDANAALLALLESPTIASKRWVYQQYDHMVRTNSVVRPGSDAAVVRIKGTGKAVAMTVDCNGRYCLLHPYEGARLAVAEAARNLVCSGAEPIGLTDCLNFGNPERPEIMWQFVLAIEGLKDACEFLQVPIVSGNVSFYNETNGLSIYPTPMLGMVGLIEDADRAMTQWFKQDGDDIILLGSSREDLGGSEYLKVVHSREQGSPPFLNLETERHVQDCVLSLIRAGLVQSAHDCSDGGLAVALAECCISTEDRRLGAVVTLPVGRLRHDAVLFGESQSRVVLSSKPENREAVLEHARQRGVPAEIIGGVGGARFVAYVRDAHSTTRVIDRPVSELYEAWAHSLERTLVQE